ACaacataagataaaaaaaattaaaattaaaacttttgtaataatttaGCAAACAAAAGCATGATCAAATATTCCTTAATTGCAGAACTTGCTTATGGCTCCAAGGTGGACAGTAAAACagatgtttatagctttggaGTGGTCACAttggaaacaatttttggaaAGCATCCTGGGGAACTCATCTCATCGCTCTTTTCATCAGCGTCCTCGTCATCCTCATCACCATCAACTGTTTATCATTTACTGTTGAATGAAGAGATAGACCAACGTCTCTCACCTCCTATGAATCAAGTGGCTGAGGAAGTAGCGGTTGCAGTGAAGTTAGCACTTTCATGCTTGCATGCTAATCCCCAATCTCGACCAACCATGCGACAAGTTTGTCAAGCACTCTCAACACGGTGGCCGCCATTGTCAAAACCATTCTCCATGATTACTTTGGGCGAACTGCTTGGTCATGGAGGTGAAACTACTTGAGGGTCTTCACTTatccttgtatatatatttgttgtcaTGCATTGTGTGCGCCTTGGATTTTACTTTTCATTGTCTTTGTATTCTGTTTTCTTATTTCAATAAGTACAGTTTGCACAAAAAggttttgcatcttgctttatAAATCAAGTGTTATGCAAGTAGCTCTGAGCGAAGCTTTGATTCATTATGAATTGCTTCATGATTAAGTCTACAAATAagttaataatgaaaatttagtTGAAATAAAGTCTTCATCTATCCAAGTAAAACCCTCAGTACCATCCATCCCATGTGGTCATTCATTATTAATATTACATCCCTATCATCCCCACAAACTCGTGCTACAAGATATATAATCAtgtttaaaaacactatgaaacCATTTCTCATTTATTCTTATATATGAATTAGTTTGGAAAGTGtgtgtttggaaaaaaaatgtacaaatgaGCATTCATCTGTTTAAAATCaagttattttcatatatttaaaaattatacattttgtAAAAAGGAATCGTTATGGTtgaagttctaaaaaaaattaccatattttaaatgaattgactagcttttttaataataatttagtaGTATAAACATTTAACATTTTTCACGAAGGTTATCTTTAGAGAAGGGATTGGTATTAAGCCCTCCTTTTGTACTCTATCTTAACtacaaaatcataattataGGACGCATGGGTTGCAAAAATTCTTGGGCTTTCAAGGCCATCAAGATTAATAGAATTCTGGTCATTTTCGAAAAGATCAAACTCACAGCAAGGCACAAGCACATGAGGGCTGGAAGTGAGCAGGGGGGTCTGTGCTGGAGCATAGTGATCACGGTTTACAATGGAGAAAGCGAGGGCCTTCAACCATGTGGTGCCTGATTTTGGGAGAGTGCACAGTAGCAAATCTGTGGCTTTCGCGAGGAAGTTTCGATGAAAGGCGATGATACCTTGAACGGCTGGTGATGGAATCCAACAGCCTTGGTATTGATAGAACGAAAACCCATTCCAGGCCATCTTCCTGGGAAGGGTCTTGATGAGACCTTTCAACTCGCTGCCCTGCATTTCATCGTCTCCAAATGCCTTGCTTTTGGAGATTTCAGCTGTTTTCTCCATGAGAATGGACAGAGGAATCTAGCCTGAAGGCCCTGAACCAGGTCAGCAAGCCTAACatgcaaatcaaaattttaaaatctctaCATGTGACAGCTCTCATCatctctcttatttatttatttatttttaaatgtttttaatctctatatatacaatatttaagcCTGAAGCCAGAGTCCGAATATCAAGCCCGAACATTGAACTTGAGTCCTAAGCTTGAGGCCCGTAGGGCATGGCTTCGGGCCTTGGATTTGAGAGAATTGACTTGACCTCAAATGATCTCTGATCCAATCCAAAAGGCCCATCCAAAGCTTGAATATTCAAACTTTAGGCCACTCCCTGGCTCATTATAATCTCCACCCAttacatatttttctaatttcatatatatatatatatatatatatatatatatatattttaagtttcgattttcttaatttaattaaaaaagaatgaatttatttaataataaataccGCACCAATCACTTATGGCACTATGGGAAAATATCATCtccatttcataaaataattttttattattaaatccTTCTTTGTAAAAGTATTATTCTACTAAATTAGCCACTTTagctaatatttatattattaaatatttttatcagaAAATACTAGTTTTCTCAtacaataaaatagaaattataaaaaggaaCCATCTTGAACAACTtcaaattaaaactttttattattaattcataaaattgaaattataaaaaaaaaaatctttttaattatacACTAGTTAAAATACAtaagctaattaaaatgaagtctttttataattaaatattttattataaaatttaaccTCTTTTTATAGAGATACAATGAACCACTTATggcaaaataaattatttttattttatgataaaaataaaatttaacttgtTTTGAATTACaacttttaattataaattgattgatacaataaaatcaaaactacAAAATATGAtagtgttagcccaagggttctcctaatcatgttttgatgataacaaattatggttaagttactaattggtttgtaTAAAgattttcaagtattaatttggaaattcatcaaatgacctaatggatgtaagatcaagacttttgaaaaaccttttaatcatagaaaacatatgtaagatgaatgcatgtgTGCACTTAAGAttttcatatcatttcatgcatctttgaaaactcggtttatgctttaaaattacatttctatcaaaatccaaattctatcaaatgaaccttaggcaaaacgtttcaaaattgacatatcaTTTTagctaaagaccttgcctaagtgctAGAAGCAAAAAGACtataaaaagataggttttcaagcaaaaaatggtgaaccgaTCGAGGCACTAGCCAACCGGATCAATCGACTAAGGTATTGGTAGACTGGTTACTCATTCCCAGTCGAGGTCCGATCAAGGGTAACGGTCACCTGACAAACATttaatgttccaacggctagtgaactgATCAACCCCCAGCTCGACTAGTTGAGacagttttttggttttttggcttccgatgttagaaacctataaattgagagcttcacttcatttatgagtaagagaacacccgcatttatttgtttacataCTTGTTCTTACcataaaagctctcattcttttcttggtgcattaaatcttcatttgcatattctttagtgcacctttgtgattcatcctagccttgagttgtaCTTGAGccattgttgagctaggttgagagattcaaacttgttaattgagtgttaaaactttcaagtgagtagagatttgaagagattgtgtaagaactcattggagtcggaatccaagtgtaaaaagtgattagaaacttggttgaaacttcaagtataagtggaaccctcactcaattaggagcttgaggagagtggatgtaggtaaaAAAGtactgaaccactataaatttGAGTTTGCTTTCTATAAccctatctctttatatttgtgctttttgtgtttaatttttattgtgtttaaaatttttttttttaactccgATTCACCCCCTTCTTGggtgtttttatctatttagattaaccttttattttctaggtgataaatttttttatttattaatgccttaatataataaaattaaaaaaaaagtggaaaaatcTCTTTCCTTCTAAagtgattaattttttattttaaaagaattggcTGATAATTTTATACCATATTGTCATAGTGAGTAATAGAGACCTAATTAAATACTTATagcaaaaaatagattttattaaataaatatttttataaccgatcttttatttataaaattaattttctactaTCAATTCGttgatgttaatttttttttttgacttaattAGTGTGTTAGATAGAAactaaaaagttataaaaatccACCTTCTTACGATATAGAAGCATAGAACAATTGAACTCGATGTAGATCccaaatttcttgaatatatttggaCCTTTGcacccattatggaccacaaaaTTGCTTCTAATATGGGTaacattttcattctttatagTCTCTTCTTGAATATGCACATCATCCTTCATAGATACTTCCACAACTTGAGCTCCCTGTGGACCACCTCCTTCACCTTCAAATCTTCATCCACATTTACCATTTCTGTTTCTTgaaccatcttcttcttctttccaaTGGCGCTGGCAATGCCTTGTTCTTTGGTAGAGAGACCACCTTGGTAGAGATGACAACAACCTCTAAGAGGAGGAGGTTGGAAGATGTTCTTTGGGAATCGTCTTTTGAACCCTAGATCAAGTTTAGGCAAAGTTAAGTATTACCTCTCCACATtgtgtttttatataaaattaaatcaaagtaatttaatttatttttttattttcttttatctttttcaacgcatttaaaaacaaaaatacaagtcaattatttataaaatacattaaaaattgatgaaaattaattattttatttataaattatataaaacttttattagttttctcataaattataagtattttaattatattaaaattttaaaaataataagaaaaaaaattaaactaggAAGGGTAGGTATGGAAAATTCTTGAGTCCCCCTATAACTTGCCTAAATCCAAAGATGGATATCTTattccttttttccttcattctcatatttaaataatttaattgatgataaaatgaaagaaaaaaatgattcctttgaaaataaaatcccACTTATAAGTAGGTTTAGgaggtattttgattttctagtacaagttattttcgaaaacatttttcaattgtttttaaatttaattttttattttgattttgtaaaaataaaataaaattatgaattcaatttgtataatataAACCATGTTTAATTCAcgtcttattaatttttttttgaatttaaaataaatattttttaaataaaatatgaatattaataatataataaaatcataaatcatatttttttataaatattataaaaatatgaacattaacatcttataaaagcataattgatttattttcttaaaaataaataattataataattcaaaattaataatctcTAATAgtgttttatatgattttataattattataaaaatatgaatattaacatttttattaaaaataatNGCTAAAGCGAAAGCTTGCTTGTTTTGTTGTAGTTTCACCatcaattttcatcaaaatcatgaaaattgattcAACTGCAGAAATTTGGGAGTATCTCAAGGAGGAATACAAAGGAGATGAAAAAATCAAGAACATGCAGGTGATGAACTtgatttaagaatttgaaatgaagaaaatgaggaaGTGATGTTGTTAAAGACTATGTTGCACAACTTCTTTCAATAACAAACAAAGTTAGGCTGATTGGAAAAGAATTTTCCAATGAGAAGATTGTTCAAAAGATATTGGTTACACTTCCTGAGAAATATGAAGCTACAATTTCCTCTTTGGAGAATTTAAAGGATTTGCCAAATATTAGCTTGACAGAATTATTACATTCCTTGGAGGCTGTGGAACAAAGAAGACTCATGAGATAAGGAGATACTGTAGAAGGAGTATTTCGAGTAAGAATGCAGAAAAATGCAGGCTATAAAAATGGAAAGATGAACAACAACAAGCCATGCAGCAACAACcagaaaaatggagtttttcCACCTTGTCCTCATTGCAAGAAGACAAATCATTCTCCACAAAAATGTTGGTGGAGACTAGATGTGAAATGCAACAAGTGTGGTAAACAAGGACATGTGGAGAGGATTTGCAAAAATCAATAGTAGGAAGAAACTAGTGCAGTAGTTGACTATTGCCAGGAGGAGCAATTGTTTGCAGCAACGTGTTATGCTAATAAAAGCACCTCTGAAAGCTGGCTTGTAGATAGTGGTTGTACAAACCACATGACAAATAATCAAGATCTCTTTAGAGAACTTGATAGAACATCTATTTCCAAAGTTAGAATTGGAAATGGTGAGTATATTCCAGTGAAGGGCAAAGGAACGGTTGCTATCAAAAGCCAAACAAGTTTGAAACtcatttatgatgttttgtttgTGCCTgactgtggacccgcatttttcacgtgcgtccccactcgatcggcgagactcgtttttttatttgtgaaaaattaatttttggaaaaaattggagtcgccacttattttatttttattttaaagggaaaataaaacaagaaagaaaaaccctaaaatgagagactccataatttttggaaaaaagacatgtctttgaaaaacccaagtcttggtccggggatcaggttacttattgggaaggtacctctaggaggtagcaccccctctaagccctaaaaaggtctctactgactaagttgagggaaacatGGCAATTAATCgcttaattatggatacctaagtaagctaggtggttccaaaaaaaatagcatgccaaacaagatcaaatcataataaagaaaggttaggatgcgtacctggatcttcttaagcgctatcacaagacatcaaaggttaatttaaacaatatatcatccaacatgtattttattagaaataatcaaacgatgaaacatgtatatcagaacactcaagcattattagacataagcattatttcacaatgacaagcatattcacataattcagaaagtaggtgataggagacatacctggatagcatagataatttgtaacgtgcttcctcaagttgtaaggggttagataacaaataataaaatatagaaatcctagcatgctcattatctaattagcatagcaaaagtgatcaaagtatatagaattatcaattatcacatacatcttgtatataattcctaaaaaaaaaatagatagacatgatttcaacaagtgtcaaatgtggcaacaaaaataaattttgaaaagattttcttatgtaggggtttcaccaattccccaatcgatatacacgaatttaacttagaattatcccatttgtttgggaccacaagctttgattcgtgttttattcaaaactgtaattttatttgaaagatgtgaaccaatcaaaacatggttgcacattatttttaaaaaaaatgagattttgattctaagaactctaaatgaatttttgaaatggatttttaaggaaataagattttgagaatagtgttatataaaaagaaattaatttgaaaacaataaagtgtatgaatcaaaataccaagcaaaacaaaagagaacaaaatcacaaagtagaatttttgacaaccaagaaattgaaggtgagaatagaggctaatcttcatgagtttccaaaagcctcaaaaagaaaatcaaattaaatgaaggatcactaaagcaacGGGCAAGGCATTCTAGATTAGACAAACTAACAAGGTATCGATTCATGAACTAAccgctaggattttaaaagcatataaatttagataagggtgatcaggatctaacattaatgattttgaaacaaaaactaaaaatggatcaattcaagtaaggaactaaaattatagaagtacctaaactaattaaaacgagtttgactagattaaactaaaaacgtgaactttcaaacatagaattaattttactaatgaactacaattataaaagtgcttaagctaattaaaatgagccaaactaaatcaaagcaaactaaagatatgtactttcaagcatagaattaattttattgatgaaccaaaaattataaaagtgtctaaactaaatagatgaattaaattaaatcaaagtacactaaaaacatgaacttttaaataaagaatcaattttatcaataaataaataaaactataaaaacacataaactaaataaaaggaaccaaattaaatcaaagaatactaaaaatatgaacttccaaacatgaaatcaattttattaataaactaaaactataaaaacacctaaaataatgaatataaattattaaatcaaagcaaactaaaaaaaaaaactgaaactttcaaacatgggatcaattttattaatgaactaaattataaaaaatatctaaactaactataatgaatcaaattaaattaaagtaacctaaaaacgcaaactttcaaacataaaatcaattttatcaatgaactaaaactataaatgtatttgaactaaatagatgaattaaactaaatcaaaagtaaactaaagacatgaacttttaatatagaatcaattttattaacgaactaaaattataaaagtatctaaactaattaaaatgaatcacattaaatcaaagaatactaaaaatatgaacttccaaacatgagatcaattttattagataactaaaactataaaaacacctaaaataatgaatacaaattattaaatcaaagcaaactaaaaaaagctgaaactttcaaacatgggaacaattctattaatgaactaaactataaaaaatatctaaactaactataatgaatcaaattaaattagcaacctaaaaacgcaaactttcaaacataaaatcaattttatcaatgaactaaaactataaatgtatttgaactaaatagatgaattaaactaaatcaaaagtaaactaaagacatgaacttttaatatagaatcaattttattaacgaactaaaattataaaagtatctaaactaattaaaatgaatcacattaaatcaaagaatactaaaaatatgaacttccaaacatgggatcaattttattaataaactaaaactataaaaacacctaaaataatgaatacaaattattaaatcaaagcaaactaaaaaaaactaaaactttcaaacatgggaacaattctattaatgaactaaactataaaaaaatatctaaactaactataatgaatcaaattaaattaaagcaacctaaaaacgcaaactttcaaacataaaatcaattttatcaatgaactaaaactataaatatatttgaattaaatagatgaattaaactagatcaaaagtaaactaaagacatgaacttttaatatagaatcaattttattaacgaactaaaattatacaagtatctaaactaattaaaatgaatcacattaaatcaaagaatactaaaaatatgaactttcaaatatgggatcaactttatcaataaataaataaatgaaatacaagtaattaaaagagtagcaaatgcatgaataaatgaataaataaaactcaaatgttttcaatctgatgcaatcaatcaaaattagatagggatcaaatcattcttttttctaatataatgaatcaaaattaaaacacacaaactcattcaagccaaactaacaaataaattaatactaaattaaattggaattaaaagaaaaaagaaaaaaaagatatctaataaaaaaaaatgaaaactctttcaaaaactaaCCTGTGTTATGGAAAAAATCCGTCTTTGATGCGTTAAGGTAGCTCCTCCTAGAAAATCCTCTGTTCCTCtctatttcaaaaagaatatcacGACCCTTTGCTCCGAAAATTCTCTCTTGCgtgttctctaaaaaaaaaataatctcctCCCAATCCTCCAATGTGTGCTTCCACccccttcttttccttttctcacctatatatatcacccctcaagacctaaatttgtttccaaaaaggaaaattctcctatttcctttcttcttgtcttctttttttaaatcttccaatcaaaagcaatcttcccaatttcaaattcccctctAAAACCTTCTaaggagagtcccaccttccttaaactccaatggtaagtttccttgcaaaaacatgaaatttttgaagttaaataattgaatgaatagataagtaagtaaataaattagggaacggtaaaaataaataaataaataaacgaaaataaataataaataaataaataagttaaggaaaataatataaagaggaagataaccaataaaaagtgaatgataatcataaaactaaaactaaaaaataaaataaaataaaaaataattaaaccaataaacaaaagtcgagcccaaaagccatgtaaccatgcaagtcatacaagtcacgctaaaaatgtccaaatgggccaagtgtgcctaaacggcctatgatgagactaagtgggcctagggtggtgcctaatgggccaagtgtgtctaaaagctatcctaaaaaaaaaacaagaaaagtctaagtctaagttagggctgccaagggtcataataagggatcaaataattcctcaaccaaaatctccgaggtgactcagaaaaaggtaagtggtatgagtagccatgggccaccaaggaactattgtggagcattgaaaacgaattttaaagacatgtgctaaagggacaaaattgagggtctacaaatatgcccctcttcggtatagATCACGAGTGTAGAGAATGTGAGTAGAAATACGAGTAATGAGcagaatgaagtgaactatatcgaagaattaaagaaggaccagagattttgtcctagcacatgaagAGGTAAGATCAAAAGATGGGGTCTCAATGACATGGATGGGACAACTCTATGTGGGGGGAAATGACAATAAAGAGAGAAGGCATGTGACGAGTAgcacaaagatggaaaaagGTGAAAAGGATGATTCAAAGTCATAGacgatatgaatgactttggatcATGGACAAGGTGAACGACTCTGGATCTAGAATAGGAtaaaagactctgggtcatgagctcagggctttaattggaaagaatgactctgggtcaagatgGAAAGCGACTATAGGTCGAGAGCCCTAGGCTctcaatggaaaagaaatgactctgggtcataaatggaaaacaactctaggttaagagctccaggctctaaataggaaagaatgactatgggtcaaaatggaaaatgactctgggtcgagaactCTGAGCTCTAAAAAGAATGACTcggggtcaaaatggaaaatgactttgggtcgagagctccgggctctaaataggaaagaatgactctgggtcaggaTGGAAAATggctctgggtcgagagctctgggctctaactaggaaagaatgactctgggtcaaaatggaaaatgactctgggtcgagaactctgggctctaaaaagaatgactctgggtcaaaatggaaaatgactctgggtcgagagctccgggctctaaataggaaagaatgactctgggttaggatggaaaatgactctgggtcgagagctctgggctctaactaggaaagaatgactctgggtcaaaatggaaaatgactctgggtcgagagctctaggctctaaataggaaagaatgactctaggtcaagatggaaaatgactctgggttgagagctctgggctctaaatagatAGCCAATCAGGATACTTTCCGACTCAAGGTGCCGGGTCgaggccactcacaagtggctagaatgatgaaaacgaaacatCGCAGGGATGTGAGTGATgcaaatgactctgggtcgtgagctcagggctcgaGGTGCTATGAATGATTCTGGGTCgagatggaaaatgactctgggtcgatgaatagctcagggctatgagctccgggctctatgactgatcggCTATAAGAAGAATGCGATACGCAAACTCcaggtcaaaccactcatgggcgaccaaatgatgaaagcTCAACTAAGAGCTGGAAAGACTCCGGGTCTATAGGaaatgatagctcagggctagcGGGCTCAGGGCCTAAGGTAAAaaggatagctcagggctataagactcagggtctagaaggaatggatagctcatggctacgaggctcagggcctagaagggaataatagagaagaccaactcgaaagtggacatgaaataaattgggTCAAAGCCATATACTCAAAATGTCGAGGGTCGGACTACTGAAAccaagaagggaaatatgccccagtatctaGGGTGCTCACACTGCTGAAACAACCAGTAAGCCAATCATCTGCTAGAATCAATGGGTCAGAAACTGATGCATCGTGACAAACCTCTGAAAAGTCTAAACTGAAGGAACCCTCTATGTCTGAAAAGCTGCTCTATCGAtgaatctcaaaaggtaaatctcaaagaGTGTATATCACGGCTCATCTAAAAGTAAACCTCAAAGTGCATAAAATGCCGCTTATCTGGATAATCCAATCTGCAAGGTAACAATGACGAAAATAAATCTGTCTCATGAACATCTGGCTAAAGGATCCACCCACGCTCCTCGGGTGAAACCTGATgcgatccatctctatctcaacaaatccatgtagGGAGGCCCTGATACAGTCGATCGTCGGAAGCTCTGGGCTAGTGCTCAATCTAAAACCAGTTGGTCAttgtctcaatctcaaggatactcaGAAActagggaaatatgccccagtatgagaCCTGATGTCAAAGTCATAAGCTAAACAACTGACACCAATCATCCATCCTCATATCACTGCCCAAATAAATCTCGTAatggagaggggaatatgccccagtatggatatcaGATGTCGAAGTCGTGAGGcaaacaaactaacaatgatcatccatcctcGTACCGCCGTCCAAACACAATCTCATCAAGgagagggaaatatgccctagtgtggaTAATCTAATGTCAAAGTCGTGAGGTAAACAAActaacaatgatcatccatcctcGTACCGTATACAATAACAGATAAGAATCTCGGAGGaagggggaaatatgccccagtgtgaataTATGATGCACAAtcaaaggatgaatccaacatcatcaatcaactgtCCTCGGCTCAATAATAATCCGCTAAGGAGTCAGAATGATGTATCGACCAATGCCTCAAGGGAGACACTCTGAATCTAATCTCGAATGAATAACCAAAATGATGAAGAATGT
This DNA window, taken from Vitis riparia cultivar Riparia Gloire de Montpellier isolate 1030 chromosome 13, EGFV_Vit.rip_1.0, whole genome shotgun sequence, encodes the following:
- the LOC117928227 gene encoding cytosolic sulfotransferase 8-like; amino-acid sequence: MEKTAEISKSKAFGDDEMQGSELKGLIKTLPRKMAWNGFSFYQYQGCWIPSPAVQGIIAFHRNFLAKATDLLLCTLPKSGTTWLKALAFSIVNRDHYAPAQTPLLTSSPHVLVPCCEFDLFENDQNSINLDGLESPRIFATHASYNYDFVVKIEYKRRA